A window of the Oncorhynchus kisutch isolate 150728-3 linkage group LG12, Okis_V2, whole genome shotgun sequence genome harbors these coding sequences:
- the LOC109901048 gene encoding myozenin-2: MSQFCTMPAGERKMHAAAISREVHGANGDTMDLGIKVSTPKDIMLEELSLQSNRGSRLFKMRQRRSEKYTFESIQNEANVQLSSDLLAENADSAENKEGSKTLPYTPTPGNPESIAPGYGGPLKDVPAETFNSTAIPKSYHSPWEQAIINDPNLAASLNIRMPVPEPRPEAPDYKSFNRVATPFGGFDKAPRSSGITFKLPEIDLNLHNYSELQDPGVKRPTFNRVAQGWISDGIPLILPTVPLEPMPIPESDDL, encoded by the exons ATGTCGCAATTCTGTACAATGCCAGCTGGAGAGAGGAAGATGCATGCAGCGGCTATTTCTCGAGAGGTCCACGGTGCCAATG GGGACACCATGGACCTGGGGATAAAGGTTAGCACTCCCAAAGACATCATGCTGGAGGAGCTGTCACTGCAATCCAACAGAGGCTCTCGTCTTTTCAAAATGCGCCAGCGAAGATCGGAGAAATACACGTTTGAAAGTATCCAAAATGAGGCAAACGTGCAGCTGAGT AGCGATCTTCTAGCTGAGAATGCAGACAGTGCCGAAAACAAAGAGGGATCGAAAACACTTCCTTACACACCCACCCCAGGAAACCCAGAAAGCATTGCACCAG GATATGGAGGCCCCTTGAAGGATGTCCCTGCAGAGACGTTCAACTCTACAGCTATACCCAAGTCCTACCATTCCCCTTGGGAGCAGGCTATAATTAACGACCCCAACCTGGCCGCGAGCCTCAATATCAGGATGCCTGTCCCTGAGCCCAGACCAGAGGCTCCTGACTACAAGAGCTTTAACAG GGTGGCCACACCATTTGGTGGTTTCGACAAAGCCCCCCGGAGCAGCGGGATCACGTTCAAGCTGCCCGAGATCGACCTAAACCTCCACAACTACTCTGAGCTCCAAGACCCAGGGGTGAAAAGACCCACCTTCAACAGGGTCGCCCAGGGATGGATATCCGACGGCATCCCACTGATCCTGCCCACCGTGCCTCTGGAACCTATGCCCATCCCTGAGTCCGATGACCTCTAG